One part of the Sorangiineae bacterium MSr11954 genome encodes these proteins:
- a CDS encoding metalloregulator ArsR/SmtB family transcription factor gives MQAPLDRAFAALADPTRRAIIDRLARGPSRVTDMAEPFAMSLNAVSKHIKVLEQAGLLRRVRIGREHHLTLEAAPLREVVQWTSQYERFWNDRLDRLEAFLTTPPQTAPAAPNKKDR, from the coding sequence GTGCAGGCCCCCCTCGATCGCGCATTTGCTGCTCTCGCCGACCCCACCCGCCGCGCCATCATCGACCGGCTCGCCCGCGGTCCAAGCCGGGTCACCGACATGGCGGAGCCCTTTGCCATGTCCCTCAACGCCGTCTCGAAGCACATCAAAGTGCTCGAACAAGCCGGGCTTCTACGCCGGGTTCGCATTGGCCGGGAGCATCATCTGACCTTGGAGGCCGCCCCCTTGCGCGAGGTGGTGCAGTGGACCTCCCAGTACGAGCGCTTCTGGAACGACCGTCTCGATCGACTCGAGGCTTTCCTGACCACCCCACCTCAAACCGCCCCCGCGGCACCCAACAAGAAGGACCGATGA
- a CDS encoding SRPBCC domain-containing protein — protein sequence MSSASYPKAPQDLFGLTVSRRIQAPPEAVFAAWTDPEKFRKWFDTTQLVLEAEPGKLYFLEVAYDNKLWAHYGRYLRVERPRLVEFTWMSEGTEGKESIVKVELTPIGEATDLRIVHSGLPTEKWRKSHLDGWTDIAAAIAAFVEPK from the coding sequence ATGTCCTCCGCCTCGTACCCGAAAGCCCCTCAGGATCTCTTTGGCCTCACCGTCTCCCGCCGCATCCAAGCGCCGCCGGAGGCTGTCTTCGCCGCATGGACCGATCCCGAGAAGTTCCGCAAATGGTTTGACACGACCCAGCTCGTGCTCGAGGCGGAACCCGGCAAGCTTTACTTTTTGGAGGTCGCCTACGACAACAAGCTCTGGGCCCACTACGGCCGCTACCTCCGCGTCGAGCGCCCGCGCCTGGTCGAGTTCACGTGGATGTCCGAGGGCACCGAGGGCAAGGAGTCGATCGTCAAAGTCGAGCTGACCCCCATCGGCGAAGCCACGGATCTCCGCATCGTCCACTCCGGCCTACCTACCGAAAAATGGCGTAAGAGCCACCTCGATGGCTGGACGGACATCGCTGCCGCCATCGCCGCCTTCGTCGAGCCGAAGTAG
- a CDS encoding ABC transporter substrate-binding protein: protein MRLFAKVLVASAPLAVACSVEFSPRECKVDSDCGTSLVCVPAGQAGNASLSQASCVSPDKAPLRIGISAPATGPNQDLGNQMSEGIQLAFKEQNDKGGVRGRQLELVFKDDGYVPASAQSNAGELLDVRAATSLPPRCPSTKDTPPTEPPVSTTRLERGPGSVLAILGNVGTPTMVRFAPIAVETETLFFGAFTGATLMLRDDLAGPCKRFIFNVRASYAQEARATLEYFLYPRCEGGGCHVTDYQHLISFDQKDTYGQAGYTGLVNAYKALSQQASRKLPQLPDDTAIPRFQYERNIIGAGRDAGRNAITHIQNNILKGNTATHYVGVLMTDTYSAGADFIKEIQDWRAQLPAEDAKRLIVFFSNVSFVGPNSLATLLASAGSRYTENVFVSQVVPNYAQDESAIVRDYQRMVPDASRRNYTSFEGYITAHVFVEGLLAQNGSYTADNLINTFENLRDVSLGLGAGSGFSPARGGQPADHNYTKSVWGTAIQPNGSFKNVYFWQEGIEIQVY, encoded by the coding sequence ATGAGACTTTTTGCGAAGGTGCTGGTGGCAAGCGCGCCCCTGGCGGTCGCATGCTCGGTCGAATTTTCGCCGCGGGAGTGTAAGGTCGACAGCGATTGTGGGACCAGTTTGGTCTGCGTCCCCGCGGGTCAAGCCGGAAACGCGAGCCTTTCCCAAGCGTCTTGCGTCTCGCCGGACAAGGCTCCTCTGCGCATCGGCATCTCCGCGCCGGCCACTGGACCGAACCAGGACCTGGGCAACCAGATGAGCGAAGGCATCCAGCTTGCGTTCAAAGAGCAGAACGACAAGGGCGGCGTTCGCGGTCGCCAATTGGAGCTCGTGTTCAAGGACGATGGCTATGTGCCGGCGTCCGCCCAGAGCAATGCCGGCGAGTTGCTCGATGTGCGCGCGGCGACCAGCCTCCCGCCGCGATGCCCGTCCACCAAGGACACACCGCCCACGGAGCCCCCGGTGTCCACCACCCGCCTCGAACGCGGGCCCGGCTCCGTCCTCGCCATTCTCGGGAACGTGGGGACGCCCACCATGGTGCGCTTTGCGCCGATCGCGGTGGAGACCGAGACCTTGTTCTTCGGCGCGTTCACCGGCGCGACATTGATGCTTCGCGACGACCTTGCGGGGCCGTGCAAACGATTCATCTTCAATGTACGGGCGAGCTACGCGCAGGAAGCGCGCGCCACGCTCGAGTACTTTCTCTACCCGCGGTGCGAGGGTGGAGGGTGCCACGTCACGGACTACCAGCACCTCATCAGCTTCGATCAGAAAGATACCTACGGACAGGCCGGCTACACGGGCCTCGTGAACGCGTACAAGGCCCTGTCCCAGCAGGCCTCGCGCAAACTACCGCAGCTCCCCGACGACACGGCCATCCCACGATTCCAATACGAACGCAATATCATTGGGGCTGGTCGAGACGCGGGGCGGAATGCGATTACGCATATCCAAAACAATATCCTCAAAGGAAATACGGCCACGCACTACGTCGGCGTCTTGATGACGGACACCTACAGTGCGGGCGCGGACTTCATCAAAGAGATTCAAGACTGGCGCGCTCAGCTCCCCGCCGAGGACGCGAAGCGGCTCATCGTCTTCTTCAGCAACGTGTCGTTCGTCGGACCGAACTCGCTCGCCACCTTGTTGGCCTCAGCTGGTTCGCGATACACGGAGAACGTCTTCGTCTCGCAGGTCGTGCCGAATTATGCGCAGGACGAGTCGGCCATCGTGAGGGACTACCAACGAATGGTCCCGGATGCGTCGCGACGAAACTATACGTCGTTCGAGGGCTATATCACCGCCCACGTCTTCGTGGAGGGGCTCCTCGCTCAGAATGGTTCGTACACGGCGGACAATCTCATCAATACCTTCGAGAACCTGCGCGATGTCTCGCTCGGTCTCGGGGCAGGCTCGGGCTTCTCGCCCGCGCGGGGTGGCCAGCCGGCGGATCACAATTACACGAAGAGCGTATGGGGCACCGCCATTCAGCCGAACGGGAGCTTCAAGAACGTCTACTTCTGGCAAGAGGGGATTGAAATACAGGTTTACTAA
- a CDS encoding serine/threonine protein kinase, translating to MSESTASEHVIGKYQLIADLEQGGMGNVYIAMAQGPGSFSKLVVLKELKPEFARDPDFLAMFYEEARVASRLHHPNIVHTYEVGSEGDRHFIAMEYLSGQSLARVLSARHLGFPLEMYLRVLCEVLRALEYAHALTDFDGSPMGLVHRDVNPENVFVTYDGQVKLLDFGIAKAKNSRVKTRVGVFKGKPWYMAPEQLTGDITVRTDFFAIGVMIWEAVAGSPMWHQKSDAEVLSLLSQGTIPSLGKEVPGAHPELVRICDKARAVAPEDRYASAVEFLGDIEAYLREAKEAVSVRDVSARVADMFASERNERRETLETYLGAIRATSVPNISAITPRLAPGESIGGSRPRLRIRQTPSGTAKTEVAPSESRARWPWFVGLAALALVVAGLAVVRPRFTVAIQPEVPGFRSTEHPTPAAPPEPAATQATPPAGATPPASAAAPVASGAPAAPAAPAASNASPSPNPAVPVVAPTPPVASSSARFPFRPPARPGQPTKAAPRSSASAQPSAAPPAPSSAPSCDPPFYYEGTKKLYKPGCI from the coding sequence ATGTCAGAAAGCACGGCCTCCGAGCACGTGATCGGTAAGTACCAACTAATCGCCGATCTCGAGCAAGGGGGGATGGGGAATGTCTACATCGCTATGGCCCAAGGGCCCGGCAGCTTCAGCAAGCTGGTGGTGCTGAAGGAGCTGAAGCCCGAATTCGCGCGCGACCCGGACTTTTTGGCGATGTTTTACGAGGAAGCGCGGGTCGCTTCCCGGCTGCATCATCCGAATATCGTTCATACGTACGAGGTCGGAAGCGAGGGAGACCGTCATTTCATCGCCATGGAGTACCTGAGCGGCCAGTCCCTGGCGCGGGTGCTCTCGGCGCGGCACTTGGGCTTCCCGCTCGAGATGTACTTGAGGGTGCTCTGTGAAGTGCTCCGTGCGCTGGAATATGCGCATGCGCTGACCGACTTCGATGGAAGCCCCATGGGGCTGGTTCACCGCGACGTGAACCCGGAGAACGTGTTCGTCACCTATGACGGGCAGGTCAAGCTCCTCGACTTCGGCATCGCCAAAGCCAAGAACTCGCGGGTCAAGACGCGGGTCGGCGTGTTCAAGGGAAAGCCCTGGTACATGGCGCCGGAGCAGCTCACGGGCGATATCACCGTGCGCACCGACTTCTTCGCCATCGGCGTGATGATCTGGGAAGCGGTCGCGGGCTCGCCCATGTGGCACCAGAAATCCGACGCCGAGGTCCTGTCGCTCCTATCGCAAGGGACCATCCCCTCGCTCGGCAAGGAAGTGCCCGGCGCGCACCCCGAGCTGGTGCGCATCTGCGACAAGGCCCGCGCCGTCGCGCCCGAGGATCGCTACGCCAGCGCCGTCGAGTTCCTGGGCGATATCGAAGCCTACCTTCGCGAGGCCAAAGAAGCCGTATCCGTGCGTGACGTCTCCGCACGTGTGGCCGATATGTTCGCGAGCGAACGCAACGAGCGACGCGAGACCTTGGAGACGTACCTCGGTGCGATCCGCGCGACCAGCGTGCCGAACATCTCGGCCATCACCCCGCGCCTCGCCCCCGGTGAGAGCATCGGCGGCAGCCGTCCCCGGCTGCGCATCCGGCAGACGCCCAGCGGCACGGCCAAGACCGAGGTCGCTCCCTCCGAGTCGCGCGCTCGTTGGCCATGGTTCGTGGGGCTCGCCGCGCTTGCCCTGGTCGTCGCGGGCCTCGCCGTCGTGCGCCCGCGCTTCACCGTGGCCATTCAGCCCGAGGTGCCGGGGTTCCGCTCCACCGAGCACCCGACCCCCGCCGCGCCGCCCGAGCCGGCTGCAACGCAGGCGACTCCTCCGGCAGGGGCGACACCGCCGGCGTCCGCTGCCGCACCCGTTGCATCTGGCGCACCGGCCGCACCGGCCGCACCGGCCGCAAGTAATGCGAGCCCAAGCCCGAACCCGGCCGTGCCCGTCGTGGCCCCCACGCCGCCCGTTGCCTCCAGCTCCGCGCGCTTCCCATTCCGGCCGCCCGCGCGCCCCGGCCAGCCGACCAAGGCTGCGCCGCGATCGTCGGCGTCCGCGCAGCCCAGCGCGGCACCTCCCGCACCCTCCAGCGCACCGTCGTGCGATCCTCCCTTCTATTACGAAGGGACCAAGAAGCTGTACAAACCCGGCTGCATTTAG
- a CDS encoding ribonucleotide-diphosphate reductase subunit beta, which translates to MSGRHVPSSVERPARILDPGLCLTLRPMVYPNFFEMYRDAIKNTWTVEEVDFSTDTGDLQKKMSDAERHLVQRLIAFFATGDSIVANNLVLNLYKHINAPEARMYLSRQLYEEALHVQFYLTLLDTYVPDPEERHRAFAAVENIPSIRKKAEFCMRWLDGVQELPQLRTRGERQAFLLNLIAFAACTEGLFFFGAFAYVYFLRSRGLLHGLAAGTNWVFRDESAHMAFAFEVVKTVREEEPELWDDALVREVHAMLDEAIDCETQFAEDLLEGGIAGLSVQDVRRYLEFCADQRLATLGLAPRYRTKNPFSFMALQDVQEVTNFFERRVSAYQVGITGEVALDLAF; encoded by the coding sequence ATGAGCGGGCGGCACGTGCCGTCGTCGGTGGAGCGGCCGGCGCGCATCCTCGATCCGGGGCTTTGCCTCACCTTGCGGCCCATGGTGTACCCGAATTTTTTCGAGATGTACCGGGACGCCATCAAGAACACGTGGACGGTGGAGGAGGTCGACTTCTCCACGGACACGGGCGATCTGCAGAAGAAGATGAGCGACGCGGAGCGGCACCTGGTGCAGCGGCTCATCGCGTTCTTCGCCACGGGCGACTCCATCGTGGCGAACAACTTGGTGCTCAATTTGTACAAGCACATCAACGCGCCCGAGGCGCGCATGTACCTCTCGCGCCAGCTTTATGAAGAAGCGCTGCACGTGCAATTCTATCTCACGTTGCTCGATACGTACGTGCCCGATCCCGAGGAGCGACATCGGGCGTTCGCGGCGGTCGAGAACATCCCGAGCATCCGCAAGAAGGCGGAGTTTTGCATGCGCTGGCTCGATGGCGTGCAGGAGCTCCCGCAGCTGCGGACGCGCGGGGAGCGGCAGGCGTTTCTGCTCAACCTCATCGCCTTCGCCGCGTGCACCGAGGGGCTCTTCTTCTTCGGCGCCTTTGCCTATGTGTACTTCTTGCGGTCGCGCGGGCTCCTGCACGGGCTGGCCGCGGGGACCAACTGGGTCTTCCGCGACGAGAGCGCGCATATGGCGTTTGCGTTCGAGGTGGTCAAGACGGTGCGCGAGGAGGAGCCGGAGCTGTGGGACGACGCGCTGGTGCGCGAAGTCCACGCGATGCTCGACGAGGCCATCGACTGCGAGACGCAGTTCGCCGAGGATCTGCTGGAGGGCGGCATCGCCGGGCTCTCGGTGCAGGACGTGCGCCGTTACCTGGAGTTCTGCGCCGATCAGCGGCTGGCGACCTTGGGGCTCGCGCCGCGCTACCGGACGAAGAACCCCTTCTCGTTCATGGCGCTGCAGGACGTGCAGGAGGTGACGAACTTCTTCGAGCGGCGGGTGTCCGCGTACCAAGTCGGGATCACCGGCGAGGTCGCGCTCGACCTTGCATTTTAG
- a CDS encoding ribonucleoside-diphosphate reductase subunit alpha, with amino-acid sequence MRVKKRNGSTELVDVNKIVRAVSRCCVGLVDVDALRVATKTISGLYDGATTRELDQLSIQTAAALIASEPQYARLAARLLGTYIDKEVRNQEIHAFSQSIAAAHKLGLIGQRLFDFVSLNARKLNDAIEPARDRNFEYFGLRTVYDRYLLKHPSTRLVLETPQQFFLRIACALSETAAEAIELYQLFSSLEYLPSSPTLFNAGTRHEQLSSCFLLDSPGDHLEEIYKRYTDVALLSKFSGGIGLAYHRVRARGSLIESTNGHSNGIVPWLKTLDASVAAVNQGGKRKGACCVYLEPWHADIEEFLELRDNTGDIASRTHNLNLANWIPDLFMKRVEADGTWSLFDPKAVPELPDLYGEAFERRYVEAEEAGLASKTIKARELYSRMMRTLAQTGNGWMTFKDKSNLACNQTALPGKTVHLSNLCTEILEVTSNDESAVCNLGSINLARHTIVDAEGAVSFDYAKLAHTVRTAVRQLDRVIDLNFYPIESTRRSNLRWRPVGLGLMGLQDVFFQMRLPFDAPEARAISKRISEEVYYHALATSADLARERGRHPSFEETRAARGELQFDAWGIVPDGPRWEALRARVRAEGLRNSLLVAIAPTATIASIAGCYECIEPQVSNLFKRETLSGDFIQVNRYLVATLKELGLWTESMRSRLKMAEGSVQGFEELPEALRALFRTAWEIPMRSLIDMAADRGAFIDQSQSLNLFSASPNIGQLSSMYFYAWKKGLKTTYYLRSRPATRIAKATVDRSDAAGALGASGSAAGERAAAERATAAVVCSLENPESCEACQ; translated from the coding sequence ATGAGGGTCAAGAAGCGCAACGGGTCGACGGAGTTGGTCGACGTCAACAAGATCGTGCGCGCCGTGAGCCGGTGCTGCGTCGGTCTGGTGGACGTGGACGCGCTGCGGGTGGCCACCAAGACCATCAGCGGCTTGTACGATGGGGCGACCACGCGCGAGCTCGATCAGCTCTCGATTCAAACGGCGGCGGCGCTCATCGCGTCCGAGCCGCAATATGCGCGGCTGGCGGCCAGGCTGCTGGGGACGTACATCGACAAGGAAGTTCGCAATCAAGAGATTCATGCATTTTCGCAGTCGATCGCGGCCGCCCACAAGCTCGGGTTGATCGGGCAGCGCCTGTTCGATTTCGTCTCGTTGAACGCGCGAAAGCTGAACGACGCCATCGAGCCCGCGCGGGATCGGAACTTCGAGTACTTCGGGCTCCGCACGGTCTACGATCGCTATTTGCTGAAGCACCCGAGCACCCGCTTGGTGCTGGAGACGCCGCAGCAATTTTTCCTGCGCATCGCGTGCGCGCTCTCGGAGACGGCGGCGGAGGCCATCGAGCTCTATCAGCTCTTCTCGTCGTTGGAGTACTTGCCGAGCTCCCCCACCCTCTTCAACGCGGGCACGCGCCACGAGCAGCTCTCCAGCTGCTTCTTGCTCGACTCGCCGGGCGATCATCTGGAGGAGATCTACAAGCGCTACACGGACGTGGCGCTGCTCTCGAAGTTCTCGGGCGGCATCGGGCTCGCGTACCACCGGGTGCGCGCGCGCGGCTCGCTCATCGAGAGCACCAACGGGCACTCCAACGGCATCGTCCCCTGGCTGAAGACGCTGGATGCGTCGGTCGCCGCCGTGAACCAAGGCGGCAAGCGCAAGGGGGCGTGCTGCGTGTACCTCGAGCCCTGGCACGCCGACATCGAGGAGTTCTTGGAGCTGCGCGACAACACGGGCGACATCGCCAGCCGCACGCACAACTTGAACCTGGCGAACTGGATCCCGGATCTGTTCATGAAGCGGGTGGAGGCCGACGGAACCTGGAGCCTCTTCGACCCCAAGGCGGTGCCCGAGCTGCCGGATCTGTACGGCGAGGCGTTCGAGCGAAGGTACGTCGAGGCCGAGGAGGCGGGCTTGGCGAGCAAGACCATCAAGGCGCGCGAGCTCTACTCCCGCATGATGCGCACCTTGGCGCAGACCGGCAATGGCTGGATGACGTTCAAGGACAAGTCGAACTTGGCGTGCAACCAAACGGCGTTGCCGGGCAAGACCGTGCACCTCTCGAACCTGTGCACCGAGATCCTGGAGGTCACGTCGAACGACGAGAGCGCGGTGTGCAACCTCGGCTCCATCAACTTGGCGCGCCACACGATCGTCGATGCCGAGGGCGCGGTGTCGTTCGACTACGCGAAGCTCGCGCACACGGTTCGCACGGCGGTGCGGCAGCTCGATCGGGTCATCGATCTCAACTTCTACCCCATCGAGTCGACCCGGCGCTCCAACCTGCGCTGGCGGCCGGTGGGGCTGGGGCTGATGGGCCTGCAGGACGTCTTTTTCCAGATGCGTCTGCCGTTCGACGCCCCGGAGGCGCGGGCCATCTCCAAGCGCATCTCCGAGGAGGTCTACTACCACGCGCTGGCCACGTCGGCCGATCTGGCGCGCGAGCGGGGCCGTCACCCGAGCTTCGAGGAGACGCGGGCGGCGCGCGGGGAGCTGCAGTTCGATGCGTGGGGCATCGTGCCGGACGGGCCGCGCTGGGAGGCGCTGCGCGCGCGCGTTCGAGCCGAGGGGCTGCGCAACTCGCTCCTGGTGGCGATCGCGCCCACGGCGACCATCGCGTCCATCGCCGGGTGCTACGAGTGCATCGAGCCGCAGGTCTCGAATTTGTTCAAGCGCGAGACCTTGTCGGGCGACTTCATTCAGGTGAATCGCTACCTGGTGGCGACGTTGAAGGAGCTCGGGCTCTGGACGGAGTCGATGCGCTCGCGGCTGAAGATGGCGGAGGGCTCGGTGCAGGGCTTCGAGGAGCTGCCGGAGGCGCTTCGCGCGCTCTTCCGCACGGCGTGGGAGATCCCGATGCGGTCGCTCATCGACATGGCCGCCGATCGGGGGGCGTTCATCGATCAGAGCCAGTCGCTCAACTTGTTCAGCGCGTCGCCAAACATCGGCCAGCTCTCGAGCATGTACTTCTACGCGTGGAAGAAGGGGCTCAAGACGACGTACTACCTGCGCTCGCGGCCGGCCACGCGCATCGCCAAGGCCACCGTCGATCGCTCGGACGCGGCGGGCGCGCTGGGCGCCTCGGGCAGCGCGGCGGGGGAGCGCGCGGCGGCCGAGAGAGCTACGGCGGCGGTGGTTTGCTCGCTCGAGAACCCGGAGAGCTGCGAGGCGTGCCAATGA
- a CDS encoding GNAT family N-acetyltransferase: protein MPDATLDLATEPTISHTSPPVSQPLPPIVPLGEEALPEALTLLEGTYWNEGIAPEAVGRAILASTVWVGAREPSGALVAMARVLSDTVKVAWIFDVIVRPDWRGKGLAQALMRAMLEHPAVRHVRKVRLGTRDAHGLYAKFGFRSTTQALHVVEMVLERASL from the coding sequence ATGCCTGACGCAACCCTGGACCTCGCGACCGAGCCCACCATTTCCCACACCTCGCCACCCGTTTCCCAACCGCTTCCGCCGATCGTCCCGCTGGGCGAGGAGGCTCTCCCGGAGGCCTTGACCCTCCTCGAGGGCACCTATTGGAACGAGGGCATCGCCCCGGAGGCCGTGGGGCGTGCGATCCTCGCGTCCACCGTGTGGGTCGGCGCGCGCGAGCCTTCCGGCGCCCTGGTGGCGATGGCGCGCGTGCTGAGCGACACGGTGAAGGTCGCGTGGATCTTCGACGTGATCGTGCGGCCGGACTGGCGCGGCAAAGGTCTTGCGCAGGCCTTGATGCGCGCCATGCTCGAGCACCCTGCGGTGCGCCACGTGCGGAAGGTGCGCCTGGGAACCCGCGACGCCCATGGCCTCTACGCGAAGTTTGGGTTCCGCAGCACCACCCAAGCTTTGCACGTCGTCGAGATGGTCTTGGAGCGCGCTTCGCTCTAA
- a CDS encoding GNAT family N-acetyltransferase — protein MTIEIRQLTADDSGDFVRPIHTAFGRPLSPEIIERLRALPELDLRFGAYDQGSIVGGAGAFTFGMTVPGGVSVETAGLTGVGVLPTHRRRGILTQLMRSIFEESHRRGQVLSALFCTEPAIYGRYGYGMASLGGDMELSTHRASFADPSLPDARVRFVTEEEGASLFPPIWDRVRRVTPGMLTRSEIWWRSRRLNDPDWVRAGRSPLARVLLELGGRPAGYALYRITTGTDRYLMTGSVDIREAIADSVPATRALWRYLLDLDLVQVAHMALMPMDHPLFFLLTEPRAMRLSIHDVIFVRLLDVPAALSQRHYEAGPPLVFEVTDAFCPWNAGRYLLADGIAKRTDQAPDLSLDVTALGSAYLGAFRFTQLALGGRVVEHTPGSLRNADIVFSADRAPWCPEIF, from the coding sequence GTGACCATCGAAATCAGGCAGCTCACCGCCGACGACTCGGGCGATTTCGTCCGCCCCATCCACACCGCCTTCGGCCGCCCGTTGTCGCCGGAGATCATCGAGCGATTGCGCGCGCTGCCCGAGCTCGACCTGCGCTTCGGCGCCTACGACCAAGGCAGCATCGTGGGCGGCGCGGGCGCGTTCACCTTCGGCATGACGGTCCCCGGGGGCGTGTCGGTGGAGACGGCGGGGCTCACGGGCGTGGGCGTGCTGCCCACCCACCGCCGGCGCGGGATCCTGACGCAGTTGATGCGCAGCATCTTCGAGGAGAGCCACCGGCGGGGGCAGGTGCTCTCGGCGCTCTTCTGCACCGAGCCCGCGATCTACGGCCGCTACGGCTATGGAATGGCGAGCCTCGGGGGCGATATGGAGCTCTCCACGCACCGCGCGTCCTTCGCCGATCCCTCGCTCCCGGATGCGCGGGTGCGCTTCGTCACCGAGGAGGAGGGCGCGTCGCTCTTTCCGCCCATCTGGGATCGCGTGCGCAGGGTCACCCCGGGCATGCTGACCCGCTCCGAGATCTGGTGGCGCTCGCGCCGGCTCAACGATCCCGACTGGGTGCGCGCCGGCCGTTCACCGCTCGCGCGCGTGCTGCTGGAGCTGGGCGGCCGCCCCGCAGGCTATGCGCTTTACCGGATCACCACGGGGACCGACCGCTACCTGATGACGGGCTCCGTCGATATCCGCGAAGCCATCGCCGACTCGGTGCCCGCGACCCGCGCGCTCTGGCGCTACCTCTTGGATCTCGACTTGGTGCAGGTCGCTCACATGGCCCTGATGCCCATGGATCACCCGCTCTTTTTCCTATTGACCGAGCCCCGCGCGATGCGTCTCTCGATTCACGACGTCATCTTCGTGCGCCTCCTCGACGTCCCCGCCGCGCTCTCCCAGCGCCACTACGAGGCCGGCCCGCCGCTGGTCTTCGAGGTCACCGACGCCTTCTGTCCCTGGAACGCGGGCCGTTACCTCCTCGCCGACGGCATCGCCAAACGAACCGACCAGGCCCCCGATCTCTCCCTCGATGTCACGGCCCTCGGCTCCGCCTACCTGGGTGCGTTTCGCTTCACGCAGCTGGCCTTGGGCGGCAGGGTGGTCGAGCACACCCCCGGCTCCTTGCGCAACGCCGACATCGTCTTCAGCGCGGACCGCGCCCCCTGGTGCCCCGAGATCTTCTGA
- a CDS encoding FHA domain-containing protein, with protein sequence MQIASNRALDVSTLRVRAGALTREQFVRDYPGYYLVVTPNPESLNIGYRTVAMSVASARKSEGAPPATFDIVPIAKAPHNPYPDRVSIGRATNCDIVFRDASVSKLHAHFHDFRAGAPGPLRVVDLGSSNGTRVNHVILEPQHPVVLEPGDTLQLGGVKARVADGDALYEFLR encoded by the coding sequence ATGCAGATCGCTAGCAACCGCGCCCTCGATGTCAGCACCCTTCGAGTTCGCGCAGGTGCCTTGACGCGCGAGCAGTTCGTGCGCGACTACCCCGGATATTATTTGGTCGTCACCCCCAACCCCGAGTCGCTGAACATTGGATACCGCACGGTGGCCATGAGCGTGGCCAGCGCGCGCAAATCCGAGGGGGCGCCCCCCGCCACCTTCGACATCGTCCCCATCGCCAAGGCGCCGCACAACCCCTACCCCGATCGCGTCTCCATCGGCCGCGCCACCAACTGCGATATCGTCTTCCGCGACGCGTCCGTCTCCAAGCTGCACGCCCACTTCCACGATTTTCGCGCCGGCGCCCCGGGGCCTTTGCGGGTGGTCGACCTCGGCTCCAGCAACGGCACCCGGGTCAACCACGTGATCCTCGAGCCGCAACACCCCGTGGTGCTCGAGCCGGGGGACACGTTGCAGCTCGGAGGGGTCAAGGCGCGCGTCGCCGATGGCGACGCGCTGTACGAGTTCTTACGGTGA